From Papaver somniferum cultivar HN1 unplaced genomic scaffold, ASM357369v1 unplaced-scaffold_99, whole genome shotgun sequence, the proteins below share one genomic window:
- the LOC113346509 gene encoding tyrosine--tRNA ligase 1, cytoplasmic-like, whose translation MADEINISSVSLDGNQEGSTSAASNPEGTQSSLPLEERYKIVRSIGEECIQEEELMRLLANKPEPICYDGFEPSGRMHIAQGVVKAINVNKLTDCGCRVKIWIADWFAQLNNKMGGDLAKIKVVGQYLIEIWKAVGLRNLDKVEFLWSSDEINSRAAEYWPLVMDIARKNNLARITRCCQIMGRSDQDELTAAQILYPCMQCADVFFLKADVCQLGMDQRKVNVLAREYCDSIKRKNKPVILSHHMLPGLQQGQEKMSKSDPSSSIYMEDEEAEVNVKIKRAYCPPKIVAGNPCLEYIKYIIFPWFGVFEVQRQEKNGGNKTYESMEELIADYENEELHPADLKPALSKALNKILKPVRDHFTNDPNAKALLKKVKSYRVTK comes from the exons ATGGCGGACGAAATCAACATCTCGTCGGTGAGCTTGGATGGAAATCAAGAGGGTTCAACTTCAGCCGCTTCAAATCCTGAAGGAACTCA GTCGTCGTTACCCCTAGAAGAAAGGTACAAGATAGTAAGGAGTATTGGTGAAGAATGTATCCAAGAGGAAGAGCTGATGAGGTTGCTTGCTAATAAGCCTGAACCTATTTGTTATGATGGTTTTGAACCCTCTGGAAGGATGCACATTGCACAG GGTGTTGTGAAGGCAATAAATGTGAATAAGTTGACAGACTGTGGGTGCAGGGTCAAAATATGGATTGCTGATTGGTTTGCCCAGCTAAACAATAAAATGGGTGGTGACTTGGCCAAAATTAAAGTTGTCGGTCAATATCTGATTGAGATTTGGAAGGCTGTAGGCTTGAGAAATCTTGACAAGGTGGAGTTTTTGTGGTCTTCAGATGAAATAAATTCACGGGCAGCTGAGTACTGGCCTTTAGTGATGGATATCGCTCGTAAGAACAATCTGGCAAGGATAACTAG GTGTTGTCAAATAATGGGTCGCAGTGATCAGGATGAGTTGACTGCTGCCCAGATATTATATCCTTGTATGCAATGTGCTGATGTCTTTTTCCTAAAG GCTGACGTCTGCCAGCTGGGTATGGATCAGCGGAAGGTGAATGTACTTGCTAGAGAGTACTGCGACTCTATCAAGAGAAAGAACAAGCCTGTCATCTTGTCACACC ACATGCTACCTGGATTGCAACAAGGGCAGGAGAAGATGTCAAAGAGTGACCCATCGTCCTCCATTTACATGGAAGATGAAGAG GCTGAAGTTAACGTTAAGATCAAGAGGGCATACTGTCCTCCAAAGATTGTGGCAGGGAACCCATGTTTGGAATACATAAAATACATCATTTTCCCGTGGTTTGGGGTGTTTGAAGTACAACGACAGGAAAAAAATGGGGGGAATAA GACCTATGAAAGCATGGAAGAACTAATTGCTGACTATGAAAATGAGGAACTGCATCCTGCTGATCTCAAGCCAGCTCTTTCAAAAGCTTTGAATAAGATCTTGAAG CCTGTTCGTGATCACTTCACTAACGACCCTAATGCAAAAGCATTATTGAAAAAAGTGAAG AGCTACAGAGTAACAAAGTGA